From Quercus robur chromosome 8, dhQueRobu3.1, whole genome shotgun sequence:
aaatgttgtggacacaacatttttcatgaatatatcaatatatttatttattctaagagaaatgatatgtccacaacatttttactacaaatcttaagtgacaggttgttattgttggacaaaaaagtaatcttagtattaggttcaaatttgaactaataataactaaccacttgtgctttgttgtaaaaatattgtaaaaatgttatgaacgtAACATCTCTCTTATTCTAATCAATACAAgttaattaatcttattttagtACCTTTTTAAGAATATCTTTTTAGtagattttttttggatagaatatTTTTAGTAGATTTAGTTGTTGAATTTGACAAgaattttgaataatatataattatgattattttagttaaatttttatatgcCCATCAAGGTCTATATCAAATGTTCATAGTTAGCCTATTCATCCTACCTTACTAGCCCAGCCCACTAAAGACCAAAGAAGCATTGCCCATAGTAGGTCCATGGGCTGATTTTCTATCCAGCCCAACCCGACACAGCCTATATTGGTCAACAACCCGTTGGTCCATGGGCTAAGTAAAAATGGGCCGAGCCGGCCCATTGACCACCCTTAGACTTTTTTTCTTGGTTGAAAAATCCACCCTTAGACTTGAGAGATGACAATTGACGGTGTTTTCACGCATTGACTTGTATTTGGGTTGGCCGTGGGAACCTACAATAAATATTCAAGTCGCAACACTACGAAGTAATAAACCAGCTCAGCAACAGCTTTGAACAGCTATTCAGTttcagggggaaaaaaaattaaaattataaacagCCTGGAAAAAGGGAATCTGATAATACCCGAACAATTTGGGCAGAGgcgttttatacttttatttaggaaaataaaataaaaatgtcttTTTTTCATAGGCagtgaaaattttgacacaGATTTCATCTGGAACAAATCTTGCGGAACAAGAATAATAATTGTTTGTTGTATACTCTCTTTCATTTTCGCAAATTAATCCAGTATGTTCATATAATAATTCATAAgaatatttgaataatttattgcCAATCCAAAagttttcacaaaattattgaaGTTAAATTTCTTGGTCATCTTCTATTCTCTTAAACTCATAAAATTCTTGATGATGATACACATAATAATATGGAATTGAACATAGAAAAAATTTGAGCTAAAAGAATAAATCTAATTACAATTTTGGAATTCCTGTTGAATAGCATCATCTAACAACAAATAAGACTCTTCCATAAGCTCAGGGCTTAATCTGAACATCAAGACACAAAACTCCATCTGATTGAGTGCACCATCACCGTCAAAATCGCCTTCCTTCAACATAGACCGTAGATCTTCATCACTCAAATCTTGCAGACCCAGCATAGCCGAGTTCCTTCTAAGGCTGTCAAAAGTGATGACCCCTTTGTCACTATCGACTAACAAATTGAACCCATTGCAGAGCTCTCCGATTAGACCGTCCCCACCAAGCTTTTGGGCCATGATGGGCAAGAAATCTTGGAACTGGGTCTGGCTTTGTGGGGTTTGGGATGCCATTGCAATAAAATAggcagagagacagagagagagagagagagagattgttgtGTGAGTTTGTAATGAAATTGGTTAGACATGTGATAGGCGTAGCTATATATACTAAGGAGAAAGAGGGTTGAGATTTCCAAGAAGGAGAGGCCATGGAAGACAACTAATGTACAGACAGACAAATACAGATCATGGGAGATTaggaatagaatagaataagAGCCGGTCCATTTTGGGGTTGCAATTGGGTTTCTCAGAAAGTCTtgggagggtatatttgtaatTTGACTAGAAGGTTGCTGGCTAGTTCTTGGGTACCTTTTTATTTCTGTTGAAGGTTCTTTAGGGGCATAACTGTCCAGTTTTTTCTGTGGAAAAGAGCaagtcaaaagtcaaaacaattttgttttcttttcgaCTTTTTGttacctctttttttatttactgtGTCCATGGAAAGAGGAGCCAGAAGAAAAAGTAACAAAAGTCTATCCACAAACACAAGGAAAGTGAAAGGTAACTGGGGTCTCTGGTGATGTGGAAGTGGAGGTGGCATATGGACTAAATTAAGATGGGCTTGAATTGAATCCCAGCCCAATGTAGATGGGTGAGCAGACAGAATAATAATCTTCAATGGGCCGAGACTGATGACATTTGATACAATGGGTTACAAGTCTATAATTATGTATGAGAACTCAGAAGTGATTCTGAACTCGTGATCAAATTCTCCTTTTCAAAATGAGGACGTACCTTGTAGTTTAACACTTTTAACTAATACTtcttggtttctcaaaaaaaaaaaaaaaaaaaaaaaaaaacctttactTCTTGGTGTTTTAACCGAAACATACATCAAATCCCCTttctaattattgaattattaaaataactataaaaaaattgaaaatgtgctccatttgttttttttttttgacaaaacaatattatttcattgctaaaatggtaaaataaaatgttttatttctttaattcaaataaattttttaaaatttaacttttaatgtttgtttgattgcatgttttcttgttttatgtttactaacatattttaaacatttttggTTTCGTTTCGACATATGCAAAAGCACctaaataaaattgaatgagtttgaattgagaaaaatataattttgattcttttgaagTCTATGGCAAAGGACCGTACGCCTGTTTCCTAGTTTTGTACACTGGCTTGCTTCAAAGTCCTGAAAATTATTGTCTTTgggaaattaattttttgtgtgaaaacGTTATTTTAGAAAAGggtaatatattattttggtccctaaattttatcaaaattttatttttcattctaaaattttaaaaagttttttttttttcaattttaaaactttgtaaagagttttatttttttttatattttttataatagtttaGAGGCAAAAATAGGgatataaacatatttttttcaataatttagggataaaaaagatattttttaaatttaaggataacaagtaaaacattttcaatattttatggACTAAAGACGaacttttcaataatttagggatgaaaaaaaaaaaaaaaactttttaaagcctaaagatgaaaaggtaaaaacaTTTAGTAAAGTTTGGGagtgaagaaataatattttactctCTAAAAAACTATTTGAATAGAAATGGCATATGCCTTTTCAAAGTGGTATACACCATTTCATATAAAACTCTTTATCTTTTAGAAAATTCTTAGTTTACATTATACTTGCAatgtaaatttaaattgaagtgacacaaaaaatggtaaatattgtatacatttgcaaaaaagtatacaatttttatcactttttgcaaatgtgtacaacatttatcactttttatgtattacataatataaatatataaaagtccctttcttttttaactttcatcaaatttttgtaactTCTTTACATCTTATGCTTTCATTATCTTTTAATGGATTCCACTATCTTTAAAAATCCTTGACTATATGATTGGCTAACTTCCAACATGGACAGTTTCATGGCATAACACACACGTTTGGGAAAAAACAACTGTACGTAAGATGAAATTGTTACAAACTAAATAGtcaaactttctttaaaaatttgctttaaaaaaaCTTCTTTACATCTTATGCTTTCATTATCTTTTAATGGATTCCACTATCTTTAAAAATCCTTGACCATATGATTGGCTAACTTCCAACATGGACAGTTTCATGGCATAACACACACGTTTGGGAAAAAACAACTGTAAGATGAAATTGTTACAAACTAAATAGtcaaactttctttaaaaatttgctttaaaaaaaacttctttacATCTTATGCTTTCATTATCTTTTAATGGATTCCACCATCTTTAAAAATCCTTGACTATATGATTGGCTAACTTCCAACATGGACAGTTTCATGGCATAACACACACGTTTGGGAAAAAACAACTGTAAGATGAAATTGTTACAAACTAAATAGtcaaactttctttaaaaatttgctttaaaaaaaacttctttacATCTTATGCCTTCATTATCTTTTAATGGATTCCACTGTCTTTAAAAATCCTTGACTATATGATTGGCTAACTTCCAACATAGACAGTTTCATGGCATAACACACACGTTTGGGAAAAAACAACTGTAAGATGAAATTGTTACAAACTAAATAGtcaaactttctttaaaaatttgctttaaaaaaaactttcttttaaaattttaacacttAATTCCATGTGCGAGTACCCGATCCAGTCGCAAGACTGGCCTTCACtcatttagcaaaaaaagaaaaagaaaaaaaagactggCCTTCACTCATATTATACGCTAAATATGATCTTCCCAACTTTAATATGTGAAGTACTTGTTATGGAGAACCCCACTGATGCCCCGGTCTCCATCTCTACTGTGGTCTCAGGTTTTTGCTCTAGACTTCATGCATTTTGTACCTTCCAATCAGCACACGTGGCAAGATAGGGAAATAGACCAGCCCATACTTTAGCTGCTTTTGCAAAGAATATTGATTCTTTTGTAACTTGGATGGAAGAGTGTTCGCCTTTCCTTGCATCTTCGATTTCTCAAGATGCTATGTATTTCTTTGAAACTTAATTAAATGCAAGtatttcttatccaaaaaaaaaaaattgtcatgtcTACACATTATCAAATTATCTCCAATAACTTCCCCTGATTTTCAATGCATCTTTTGACGAAGACTCCAGCTCATTACTCAATCTAAAACCTCATTTTCACTGGTTCCGGTGCTCATATTTTTCAGTTATTAATCGCATCTAGACATAGTCAATACCACGAGGATCTCCTGCAACAGAATGTAATTGGAAGAATATGTTATAAAGACAATAATTATAAACAATTGAGGGATAGATGGAGGGATTTTTAATTTCGTGAATTCCAAGTAagatacaaaagaaaatattaagcATTTGATGAAGACCTCCACCATGTCCTGTGTAGTAGATAgagttgaatttattttttatttttagagaaatggttagttgaaattaaaggTGATACTTCTGTGATACTCAATTACAGCCATAGGCCTATAGTTACTTTCTGCAAGACTATAACTGAGCCCCGTCCAGCAAGCACGAGTGATGCATCGTATGTAGTTTCATCTTTGTCAAAATATACTGTTAGGTTTCTAcagtaaaattttcaaatcaacaCTACTAGTAATGTgacaatttttaaacaaaaattctacTATCACATGAATATAGTGACACCCTACTTGCCAGGCTTAGACTAACCCTTAGAAGTGAGCTCATGATCACTGGACTAACCATTCCTGAGGGTGAATAACTCATATTTTAAATGActtgacaacttttttattactGAAAAATTACATATATGCTTGGACTAACCCGTTTCTTTTGGGGTCTTTCCCATTTCAAATCCAATAGAACCTAAAAttcccaaattaatttttttgaagcaaacatatataaaataatcatCGATGAAATGAAGATACTCTAAGATTAGcaaaaattaatcattgttaatgATAAGGATATTTTTGCAATAGGAAAATAATCCTTAACTTTAAAAGTTATCAGGAGAATGTACGTCACCACAATTGTGGGCCGACAGCACCTATGGCCATTGGTCTCTAGAGGGGGCTCGCTTGGAACCTCGTACCTAGCACCCATAGAAGCTGAAGGCCAGGTTATAATAGTAAGATGATGCTCGCTTGTGATGACCAAGCAAATGAGCCCATACCAAGCTGATGGATACATGTCTTGTATTAAGCAGACGGATAATTCCTAAGGATAGATAGGTGTACTGACGGATCCTACGTGTCCTTGCATGATCTCCACACATATTCCTATATGGAAATATCTTGTGTGCCACACACCAAGACCATACTATGCGATTTTCATCTTCCCAATATGGGAAGATGTCCCAAAGATCTCGGTGACATTAACTCCACCTTCTCCCTATAAGGAAATCCCCTGTATTCCTAGGATCTAGGTCTACTCCGCATTACTATATAAACAATAGGTTTTCTCTTTTCTAAAGTACGTAGAAAAATCCTTAACTCTCTCACTATAGAGTTCTTGGAGATTTCTCATTtactaacttaaccttcggaagATCTTTGGTTGGCACCCCATCAGTGCTCTTTGCTTGGTTCTTGGTTTCTTGTTCTTCAGATACCCATTGGAGCATTCGAGAATGATCAGCTCACTGATGATCTTTGTAAATCATTAGTTGGCACCGTTTGTGAGAAATGAGTGATTAGCCATATCACTACTTTTaagacaaagagttgcatggtccAAACGCGATTGATGGCTACCATTAACAGGAGACAGGGAACCGCCCCAATGCCTTGGAGAGACAGGTGCAAACCTTGGCTGCAGTAATTGAGTGACTCACCCAACGCAACCAAGAGTTGGAGCAACAACTAAACCGAAGGAACAAACGTCGTCTCGAAGATTAGCATGACAAACGAGACAACAAGGAACAGAAAGGTAGTCACCTCCCGATAGGAGACCGATAAGAAAAGGGAAGATTAGGAAGAAAGCAACATCCCAAGCAGGCAAGACAGGCATGAAGACACCGACTACCTGTCGAAACTGGAAAGCAGTGCAATGCATATGGCGTAGGATATGTATATGATGAAGGAGAAGATGGACATGATGATGAATGCCATGAAGGGATGGGTATCCACCAACTTGGACGAGCAAGTTCAGTGGACGGACTCACCCTTCACAGCGTAAGTAACTTCTTTCCCCTTCCCAACCAAGTTTCGGATGTCGCAGGTGGAAGCATATGATGGGTCATGGGACCTGCTTGATCATCTCGAGTCATTCAAGACTCTTATGCACCTACATGGCGTTTTAGATGAGATCATGTGCAAGGTATTTCCCACTACACTTAAAGGACTAGCAAAAGTGTGGTTCAGCAAACTAACCCCAAATACTGTCTCTACCTTTAAGGAATTGAGCAGACACTATATCACCCACTTTATCGGGGGCTAGAGGTACAAGAGATCCTTATTAAGCCTGGTGAACATTAAGCAATGGGAGGATGAAATATTGAGATCACACATGACTCGTTTCAAGAAGGAGGCCTTTTTGATTGACAAAGCCGACGACAAAGTCTTGGTCACTGCATTCACTAACGAGCTCTAGTCGGGAGAATTCCTTTTTTCCATCTACAAGAACGACCTGAAGATGATGGCTAACATGTTGTACAAGGCTATTAAGTACATGAATACTGAGGATGCCATGATAGCCCGAGGGGGCAGAtcgaagaagaaggagaggcaAGATGATCCCTATTAGGACAGAGGAAGAAAGTTTGCCCAGACGAATGACCGAAGGGACGATAGGAGACCAAAACCTCCTTCTAGGAGGACTGTCAACTTCACCTTGCTAAAAACTTCGATTAACCAAGTCCTCATGTAAACAAGGGATTACATGACATTGACTTGGCCGAACAAGCTAAAGGGCAATCCAAACAAAAGCCCAAGGAACAAGTATTGTCGTTTTCATCTGGACTATGGGCACAACACTTTTGAGTGCTATGATGCAAATAAAAGCCCTCATCAAGCAAGGGAAATTACAGAGCTTCGTCAGGGGCGGGGAGAACCTGTCGAGGGACCCCAAACCAAATTGGTGGGCTGAAGAATGATCGAGAGCTCTGCTTGGAGAGATAAGAGTAATCGTAGGGGGAAGCACGATGGCTAGTTTCTGTAGGAAAACAAGAAAGACATACTTATGGATGGTGTAAAGCATCTAGATTTCTAGCCGAATACCAAAGATAACTAAGGTTGACAACCCGACCATCAACTTCACTAAAGATGATGCCCAACGACTCCACCACCCCCACGACGATGCTCTGGTCATCAACCTGTCAATTGCCGACTTCAATACCGAATGAGTGTTGGTGGATAATGGGAGCTTAGCAGACATCCTCTACTACCCTGCTTTCTAACAAATAAGGATCGACAAGGAGCGACTTTTGCCCTTAGATACACCGTTAGTAGGATTTGACTGTACCAAAGTCTTCCTCGTCAGGACCATCACCCTACTAGTGACCATTGATACATACCCTTAACAGCTCACTAAGGAGATTAGCTTTTTAGTTGTCGATTGCTCCTCTGCCTACAACACCATCATTGGGTAACCTATGCTAAACGCATGGAAAGCAGCCACATCTACATACCACTTGCTAGTGAAGTTTCCAATGGAGTACAAGATAAGGGAAGTGCGCAGAGACTAGATGGCAGCCTGTGAATGCTACATAGCCATGTTGGAGATGGAAGATCATCTACAAGCACTAAACATCAAGGAACGACAGGTGATGGTAGAACCAACATAAGACCTGGAGGAAATCTTTTTAGATGACAACTACCCCGGTCAGATCACTCGCATCGGCACACAAGCAAACCCTTCAATCTGCAAAGAACTCACCCACTTCCTAAAGAACAATCAGGACAACTTTGCTTAAAGCCATAAGGACATGTCGGGGATTAACCCAAGTATCATGATTCATAAACTCAATGTGTCTTCATCTTTCCTTACCATCCGATAGAAGAAGATAGTCTTTGCTTAAGAAAGAGACAAGGTCATAGCAGAAGAAGTTTGCAAATTACTAGAAGCGGATTTCATCAGAGAGGTTTACTACCCtgattggttggccaatgtagtgATGGTCAAAAAGGCGAACGGCAAATGaaggatgtgtgtggattttaCCGACTTAAATAGAGCTTGCCTAAAGGACAATTACCCACTCCCACGTATCGACCTCCTCGTGGATTTGATAGTAGGACATCATTTACTAAACTTTATGGACGCATTCTCCAACTACAACCAGATCAGGCTAGATGAAGTCGACCAAGAAAAGACTTCATTTGTCATGAGCCAAGGGCTCTTTTGCTATAAGGTCACGCCTTTTGGAATATAGAATGCGGGTGCGGCGTATCAAAGACTTGTGAATAGGATATTTGTCTAGCAAATTGGATGGAATGTTGAAGTGTACATAGATGACATGTTGGTGAAAAGCAAGAAGGAGGATTGTCACTTAGTCGACCTACAAGAAACATTCGAGACTCTCGATCTCTACGACATGAAACTTAATCCCAAAAAATGTGTATTCGGAGTATCGTCGGGAAAGTTTCTAGGCTTCATGGTATCACAATAAGGTGTAGAGGTAAATCTTGACAAAATATAGGCCCTATTGGAGATGTCACCTCCAAAGAACATCAAAGAGGTACAGAGTGTGAATGGTAGGGTGGTGGCTCTCAACATATTCGTCTTTAGGGCGATGGATAAATGCTTACCATTCTTTAAAACACTAAAGAAGGCCGTTGAGTGGACCGATGAATGCTAGAAGGCCTTCGAAGAGCTAAATACATACCTTGCGTCCCATCGCTACTCAGTCTGTCTAAGCTCAGTGAGGAACTCTCCCTCTACTTGGCCATATCCCCAACGACTGTTAGTTTAGCCCTCATCCGGGAAGAGGATTGCATACAATTACCTGTCT
This genomic window contains:
- the LOC126694826 gene encoding calcium-binding protein KRP1-like, which produces MASQTPQSQTQFQDFLPIMAQKLGGDGLIGELCNGFNLLVDSDKGVITFDSLRRNSAMLGLQDLSDEDLRSMLKEGDFDGDGALNQMEFCVLMFRLSPELMEESYLLLDDAIQQEFQNCN